One window of Cryptobacterium curtum DSM 15641 genomic DNA carries:
- a CDS encoding FAD:protein FMN transferase has translation MLSRDFFLFNTENHIEVETDDDTILDQVEALCQHYERMLSCFNPESELYRLNQQAGKTTPISDELAEIIEAALFYCQATDGAFDITMGTVTRLWNLQDRIIPCREDLAAALAHVDWEAITLSGSAGQRTITISDADACLDLGGIAKGYITDSITRLLKQQDVARAIINLGGNVAVLGEKQAGKPWHVGLRSPLPSSSMSTLTCFGVVEIADASAVTSGIYERAAEIEGVFYHHILDPTTGMPAETDVLSATVIAPQSIDADGYTTALIVMGAKRALECIESIDGLEAIIVTTHGDVIGTSGIGETIPFALLQS, from the coding sequence ATGCTTTCACGGGACTTTTTTCTTTTCAACACCGAAAACCATATCGAAGTAGAAACAGACGACGACACCATTCTTGATCAGGTAGAAGCACTCTGTCAGCACTATGAACGCATGCTGTCCTGTTTTAATCCGGAAAGTGAACTCTATCGTCTTAATCAGCAAGCGGGTAAAACTACCCCTATTAGCGATGAACTTGCAGAGATTATCGAAGCCGCTCTTTTTTATTGTCAGGCAACAGACGGTGCCTTTGACATCACAATGGGTACAGTCACCCGCCTGTGGAATCTTCAAGATCGCATTATTCCCTGCCGCGAAGATCTTGCTGCAGCATTAGCGCATGTTGATTGGGAAGCTATTACGTTAAGCGGATCTGCAGGCCAGCGCACGATAACGATTTCTGATGCTGATGCATGCCTTGATCTTGGCGGTATTGCGAAGGGGTATATCACCGATAGCATCACACGCCTGCTTAAACAGCAGGACGTTGCGCGGGCGATCATAAATCTTGGAGGCAACGTAGCGGTACTCGGAGAAAAACAGGCTGGGAAGCCTTGGCACGTTGGGCTGCGGAGTCCGCTGCCTTCAAGCAGCATGAGTACGCTTACCTGCTTCGGCGTAGTCGAGATTGCCGATGCCTCAGCGGTCACCAGCGGAATCTATGAGCGAGCTGCTGAAATTGAAGGGGTCTTTTACCATCATATCCTCGACCCAACAACGGGTATGCCCGCTGAAACTGATGTCTTAAGTGCTACTGTCATAGCTCCACAGTCAATAGATGCCGACGGCTATACAACAGCACTTATTGTTATGGGAGCTAAACGAGCTCTTGAATGTATCGAGTCAATTGATGGTTTAGAAGCAATTATTGTAACTACCCATGGGGATGTTATCGGCACCTCGGGCATTGGAGAGACAATACCATTTGCCCTTTTGCAAAGCTAA